A genomic segment from Saimiri boliviensis isolate mSaiBol1 chromosome 14, mSaiBol1.pri, whole genome shotgun sequence encodes:
- the TMEM145 gene encoding transmembrane protein 145 isoform X2 — MEPPRAPALRRLLPLLLLLLLSLPPRARAKYVRGNLSSKEDWVFLTRFCFLSDYGRLDFRFRYPEAKCCQNILLYFDDPSQWPAVYKSGDKDCLAKESVIRPENNQVINLTTQYAWSGCQVVPEEGTRYLSCSSGRSFRSGDGLQLEYEMVLTNGKSFWTRHFSADEFGILETDVTFLLIFILIFFLSCYFGYLLKGRQLLHTTYKMFMAAAGVEVLSLLFFCIYWGQYATDGIGNESVKILAKLLFSSSFLIFLLMLILLGKGFTVTRGRISHAGSVKLSVYMTLYTLTHVVLLIYEAEFFDPGQVLYTYESPAGYGLIGLQVAAYVWFCYAVLISLRHFPEKQPFYVPFFAAYTLWFFAVPVMALIANFGIPKWAREKIVNGIQLGIHLYAHGVFLIMTRPSAANKNFPYHVRTSQIASAGVPGPGGSQSADKAFPQHVYGNVTFISDSVPNFTELFSIPPPASSVSPAAPAPEELLAPPLEYLTPLPAPPPLPAPRRLSPPPAFRTPRAPTPRRDRPLAPAPTLPDWVLALLRTPPQTPCVVPPPPAFRGSSPAPRPPPEFAPRASTPPFEYLAPLPRRPATQSFPD; from the exons ATGGAGCCCCCGCGCGCGCCCGCGCTGCGCCgcctgctgccgctgctgctgctcctgctgttGTCACTGCCCCCCCGCGCCCGGGCCAAGTACGTGCGGGGCAACCTTAGCTCCAAGGAG GACTGGGTGTTCCTGACAAGATTTTGTTTCCTCTCGGATTACGGTCGACTGGACTTCCGTTTCCGCTACCCTGAG GCCAAGTGCTGTCAGAACATCCTCCTCTATTTTGATGACCCATCCCAGTGGCCAGCTGTGTACAAGTCAGGGGACAAG GATTGCCTGGCCAAGGAGTCGGTGATCCGGCCGGAGAACAACCAGGTCATCAACCTCACCACACAGTATGCCTGGTCTGGCTGTCAG GTGGTGCCAGAGGAGGGAACCCGCTACCTGAGCTGTTCCAGTGGCCGCAGCTTCCGCTCA GGAGATGGACTGCAGCTGGAGTATGAGATGGTCCTCACCAATGGCAAGTCGTTCTGGACACGACACTTCTCAGCTGATGAGTTTG GGATTCTGGAGACAGATGTGACCTTCCTCCtcatcttcatcctcatcttcttcctctcttgTTACTTTGGAT ATTTGCTGAAAGGTCGTCAGTTGCTCCACACAACTTATAAAATGTTCATGGCTGCAGCAGGAGTAGAGG TCCTGAGCCTcctgtttttctgcatctactgggGTCAGTATGCCACCGATGGCATTGGCAACGAGAGTGTGAAGATCTTGG ccAAGCTGCTCTTCTCCTCCAGCTTCCTCATCTTCCTGCTGATGCTCATCCTCCTGGGGAAGGGATTCACGGTGACACG GGGCCGCATCAGCCACGCGGGTTCCGTGAAGTTGTCTGTCTACATGACCCTGTACACACTCACTCATGTGGTGCTGCTCATCTACGAGGCGGAA TTCTTTGACCCGGGTCAGGTACTGTACACGTATGAGTCGCCGGCCGGCTACGGGCTCATCGGACTGCAGGTGGCGGCCTACGTTTGGTTCTGCTATGCTGTGCTCATCTCGCTGCGTCACTTTCCCGAGAAGCAGCCTTTTTATGTGCCCTTCTTTGCTGCCTATACACTCTG GTTCTTTGCAGTTCCTGTCATGGCCCTGATTGCCAATTTCGGCATCCCCAAGTGGGCCCGGGAGAAGATTGTCAATGGCATCCAGCTGGGGATCCACTTGTACGCCCATGGCGTGTTCCTG ATCATGACCCGCCCATCAGCGGCCAACAAGAACTTCCCGTACCACGTGCGCACGTCGCAGATCGCATCAGCCGGAGTCCCTGGACCCGGAGGGAGCCAGTCGGCGGACAAGGCCTTCCCGCAGCACGTCTATGGGAATGTGACGTTCATCAGCGACTCGGTGCCCAACTTCACGGAGCTCTTCTCCATTCCCCCGCCCGCCTCCTCCGTAAGCCCCGCGGCCCCAGCGCCCGAGGAGCTGCTGGCGCCGCCCCTGGAGTACCTGACCCCGCTCCCGGCCCCGCCGCCGCTCCCAGCGCCCCGGCGCCTGAGCCCGCCCCCTGCCTTTCGCACGCCCCGCGCCCCAACACCGCGTCGCGACCGTCCCCTGGCGCCTGCGCCCACCCTGCCCGATTGGGTCCTGGCGCTATTGCGCACGCCCCCGCAGACGCCCTGTGTCGTGCCCCCACCGCCCGCCTTCCGCGGCTCTTCCCCAGCTCCCCGGCCGCCGCCGGAGTTCGCCCCGCGCGCCTCGACGCCGCCCTTTGAGTACCTGGCCCCGTTGCCCAGGCGCCCCGCCACCCAGTCATTCCCTGACTGA
- the TMEM145 gene encoding transmembrane protein 145 isoform X3 — protein sequence MEPPRAPALRRLLPLLLLLLLSLPPRARAKYVRGNLSSKEDWVFLTRFCFLSDYGRLDFRFRYPEWPAVYKSGDKDCLAKESVIRPENNQVINLTTQYAWSGCQVVPEEGTRYLSCSSGRSFRSVRERWWYIALSKCGGDGLQLEYEMVLTNGKSFWTRHFSADEFGILETDVTFLLIFILIFFLSCYFGYLLKGRQLLHTTYKMFMAAAGVEVLSLLFFCIYWGQYATDGIGNESVKILAKLLFSSSFLIFLLMLILLGKGFTVTRGRISHAGSVKLSVYMTLYTLTHVVLLIYEAEFFDPGQVLYTYESPAGYGLIGLQVAAYVWFCYAVLISLRHFPEKQPFYVPFFAAYTLWFFAVPVMALIANFGIPKWAREKIVNGIQLGIHLYAHGVFLIMTRPSAANKNFPYHVRTSQIASAGVPGPGGSQSADKAFPQHVYGNVTFISDSVPNFTELFSIPPPASSVSPAAPAPEELLAPPLEYLTPLPAPPPLPAPRRLSPPPAFRTPRAPTPRRDRPLAPAPTLPDWVLALLRTPPQTPCVVPPPPAFRGSSPAPRPPPEFAPRASTPPFEYLAPLPRRPATQSFPD from the exons ATGGAGCCCCCGCGCGCGCCCGCGCTGCGCCgcctgctgccgctgctgctgctcctgctgttGTCACTGCCCCCCCGCGCCCGGGCCAAGTACGTGCGGGGCAACCTTAGCTCCAAGGAG GACTGGGTGTTCCTGACAAGATTTTGTTTCCTCTCGGATTACGGTCGACTGGACTTCCGTTTCCGCTACCCTGAG TGGCCAGCTGTGTACAAGTCAGGGGACAAG GATTGCCTGGCCAAGGAGTCGGTGATCCGGCCGGAGAACAACCAGGTCATCAACCTCACCACACAGTATGCCTGGTCTGGCTGTCAG GTGGTGCCAGAGGAGGGAACCCGCTACCTGAGCTGTTCCAGTGGCCGCAGCTTCCGCTCAGTGCGTGAAAGGTGGTGGTATATTGCGCTCAGCAAGTGTGGG GGAGATGGACTGCAGCTGGAGTATGAGATGGTCCTCACCAATGGCAAGTCGTTCTGGACACGACACTTCTCAGCTGATGAGTTTG GGATTCTGGAGACAGATGTGACCTTCCTCCtcatcttcatcctcatcttcttcctctcttgTTACTTTGGAT ATTTGCTGAAAGGTCGTCAGTTGCTCCACACAACTTATAAAATGTTCATGGCTGCAGCAGGAGTAGAGG TCCTGAGCCTcctgtttttctgcatctactgggGTCAGTATGCCACCGATGGCATTGGCAACGAGAGTGTGAAGATCTTGG ccAAGCTGCTCTTCTCCTCCAGCTTCCTCATCTTCCTGCTGATGCTCATCCTCCTGGGGAAGGGATTCACGGTGACACG GGGCCGCATCAGCCACGCGGGTTCCGTGAAGTTGTCTGTCTACATGACCCTGTACACACTCACTCATGTGGTGCTGCTCATCTACGAGGCGGAA TTCTTTGACCCGGGTCAGGTACTGTACACGTATGAGTCGCCGGCCGGCTACGGGCTCATCGGACTGCAGGTGGCGGCCTACGTTTGGTTCTGCTATGCTGTGCTCATCTCGCTGCGTCACTTTCCCGAGAAGCAGCCTTTTTATGTGCCCTTCTTTGCTGCCTATACACTCTG GTTCTTTGCAGTTCCTGTCATGGCCCTGATTGCCAATTTCGGCATCCCCAAGTGGGCCCGGGAGAAGATTGTCAATGGCATCCAGCTGGGGATCCACTTGTACGCCCATGGCGTGTTCCTG ATCATGACCCGCCCATCAGCGGCCAACAAGAACTTCCCGTACCACGTGCGCACGTCGCAGATCGCATCAGCCGGAGTCCCTGGACCCGGAGGGAGCCAGTCGGCGGACAAGGCCTTCCCGCAGCACGTCTATGGGAATGTGACGTTCATCAGCGACTCGGTGCCCAACTTCACGGAGCTCTTCTCCATTCCCCCGCCCGCCTCCTCCGTAAGCCCCGCGGCCCCAGCGCCCGAGGAGCTGCTGGCGCCGCCCCTGGAGTACCTGACCCCGCTCCCGGCCCCGCCGCCGCTCCCAGCGCCCCGGCGCCTGAGCCCGCCCCCTGCCTTTCGCACGCCCCGCGCCCCAACACCGCGTCGCGACCGTCCCCTGGCGCCTGCGCCCACCCTGCCCGATTGGGTCCTGGCGCTATTGCGCACGCCCCCGCAGACGCCCTGTGTCGTGCCCCCACCGCCCGCCTTCCGCGGCTCTTCCCCAGCTCCCCGGCCGCCGCCGGAGTTCGCCCCGCGCGCCTCGACGCCGCCCTTTGAGTACCTGGCCCCGTTGCCCAGGCGCCCCGCCACCCAGTCATTCCCTGACTGA
- the TMEM145 gene encoding transmembrane protein 145 isoform X4 has product MEPPRAPALRRLLPLLLLLLLSLPPRARAKYVRGNLSSKEDWVFLTRFCFLSDYGRLDFRFRYPEAKCCQNILLYFDDPSQWPAVYKSGDKDCLAKESVIRPENNQVINLTTQYAWSGCQVVPEEGTRYLSCSSGRSFRSVRERWWYIALSKCGGDGLQLEYEMVLTNGKSFWTRHFSADEFGILETDVTFLLIFILIFFLSCYFGYLLKGRQLLHTTYKMFMAAAGVEVLSLLFFCIYWGQYATDGIGNESVKILAKLLFSSSFLIFLLMLILLGKGFTVTRGRISHAGSVKLSVYMTLYTLTHVVLLIYEAEFFDPGQVLYTYESPAGYGLIGLQVAAYVWFCYAVLISLRHFPEKQPFYVPFFAAYTLWFFAVPVMALIANFGIPKWAREKIVNGIQLGIHLYAHGVFLIMTRPSAANKNFPYHVRTSQIASAGVPGPGGSQSADKAFPQHVYGNVTFISDSVPNFTELFSIPPPASSAGKQVEETAVAAAVAPRGRVVTMAEPGAASPPPPARFPKAADPGWDGATPPYQPLVPQTAAPHTGFTEYFSMHTAGGTAPPV; this is encoded by the exons ATGGAGCCCCCGCGCGCGCCCGCGCTGCGCCgcctgctgccgctgctgctgctcctgctgttGTCACTGCCCCCCCGCGCCCGGGCCAAGTACGTGCGGGGCAACCTTAGCTCCAAGGAG GACTGGGTGTTCCTGACAAGATTTTGTTTCCTCTCGGATTACGGTCGACTGGACTTCCGTTTCCGCTACCCTGAG GCCAAGTGCTGTCAGAACATCCTCCTCTATTTTGATGACCCATCCCAGTGGCCAGCTGTGTACAAGTCAGGGGACAAG GATTGCCTGGCCAAGGAGTCGGTGATCCGGCCGGAGAACAACCAGGTCATCAACCTCACCACACAGTATGCCTGGTCTGGCTGTCAG GTGGTGCCAGAGGAGGGAACCCGCTACCTGAGCTGTTCCAGTGGCCGCAGCTTCCGCTCAGTGCGTGAAAGGTGGTGGTATATTGCGCTCAGCAAGTGTGGG GGAGATGGACTGCAGCTGGAGTATGAGATGGTCCTCACCAATGGCAAGTCGTTCTGGACACGACACTTCTCAGCTGATGAGTTTG GGATTCTGGAGACAGATGTGACCTTCCTCCtcatcttcatcctcatcttcttcctctcttgTTACTTTGGAT ATTTGCTGAAAGGTCGTCAGTTGCTCCACACAACTTATAAAATGTTCATGGCTGCAGCAGGAGTAGAGG TCCTGAGCCTcctgtttttctgcatctactgggGTCAGTATGCCACCGATGGCATTGGCAACGAGAGTGTGAAGATCTTGG ccAAGCTGCTCTTCTCCTCCAGCTTCCTCATCTTCCTGCTGATGCTCATCCTCCTGGGGAAGGGATTCACGGTGACACG GGGCCGCATCAGCCACGCGGGTTCCGTGAAGTTGTCTGTCTACATGACCCTGTACACACTCACTCATGTGGTGCTGCTCATCTACGAGGCGGAA TTCTTTGACCCGGGTCAGGTACTGTACACGTATGAGTCGCCGGCCGGCTACGGGCTCATCGGACTGCAGGTGGCGGCCTACGTTTGGTTCTGCTATGCTGTGCTCATCTCGCTGCGTCACTTTCCCGAGAAGCAGCCTTTTTATGTGCCCTTCTTTGCTGCCTATACACTCTG GTTCTTTGCAGTTCCTGTCATGGCCCTGATTGCCAATTTCGGCATCCCCAAGTGGGCCCGGGAGAAGATTGTCAATGGCATCCAGCTGGGGATCCACTTGTACGCCCATGGCGTGTTCCTG ATCATGACCCGCCCATCAGCGGCCAACAAGAACTTCCCGTACCACGTGCGCACGTCGCAGATCGCATCAGCCGGAGTCCCTGGACCCGGAGGGAGCCAGTCGGCGGACAAGGCCTTCCCGCAGCACGTCTATGGGAATGTGACGTTCATCAGCGACTCGGTGCCCAACTTCACGGAGCTCTTCTCCATTCCCCCGCCCGCCTCCTCC GCCGGGAAGCAGGTGGAGGAGACGGCGGTAGCGGCGGCAGTGGCCCCGAGGGGCCGCGTGGTGACCATGGCCGAGCCGGGCGCagcctccccgccccctcccgctCGGTTCCCCAAGGCTGCCGACCCGGGCTGGGACGGCGCGACGCCGCCCTACCAGCCGCTCGTGCCTCAGACGGCGGCGCCGCACACCGGCTTCACCGAATACTTCAGCATGCACACGGCCGGGGGCACCGCACCCCCGGTCTGA
- the TMEM145 gene encoding transmembrane protein 145 isoform X1, which produces MEPPRAPALRRLLPLLLLLLLSLPPRARAKYVRGNLSSKEDWVFLTRFCFLSDYGRLDFRFRYPEAKCCQNILLYFDDPSQWPAVYKSGDKDCLAKESVIRPENNQVINLTTQYAWSGCQVVPEEGTRYLSCSSGRSFRSVRERWWYIALSKCGGDGLQLEYEMVLTNGKSFWTRHFSADEFGILETDVTFLLIFILIFFLSCYFGYLLKGRQLLHTTYKMFMAAAGVEVLSLLFFCIYWGQYATDGIGNESVKILAKLLFSSSFLIFLLMLILLGKGFTVTRGRISHAGSVKLSVYMTLYTLTHVVLLIYEAEFFDPGQVLYTYESPAGYGLIGLQVAAYVWFCYAVLISLRHFPEKQPFYVPFFAAYTLWFFAVPVMALIANFGIPKWAREKIVNGIQLGIHLYAHGVFLIMTRPSAANKNFPYHVRTSQIASAGVPGPGGSQSADKAFPQHVYGNVTFISDSVPNFTELFSIPPPASSVSPAAPAPEELLAPPLEYLTPLPAPPPLPAPRRLSPPPAFRTPRAPTPRRDRPLAPAPTLPDWVLALLRTPPQTPCVVPPPPAFRGSSPAPRPPPEFAPRASTPPFEYLAPLPRRPATQSFPD; this is translated from the exons ATGGAGCCCCCGCGCGCGCCCGCGCTGCGCCgcctgctgccgctgctgctgctcctgctgttGTCACTGCCCCCCCGCGCCCGGGCCAAGTACGTGCGGGGCAACCTTAGCTCCAAGGAG GACTGGGTGTTCCTGACAAGATTTTGTTTCCTCTCGGATTACGGTCGACTGGACTTCCGTTTCCGCTACCCTGAG GCCAAGTGCTGTCAGAACATCCTCCTCTATTTTGATGACCCATCCCAGTGGCCAGCTGTGTACAAGTCAGGGGACAAG GATTGCCTGGCCAAGGAGTCGGTGATCCGGCCGGAGAACAACCAGGTCATCAACCTCACCACACAGTATGCCTGGTCTGGCTGTCAG GTGGTGCCAGAGGAGGGAACCCGCTACCTGAGCTGTTCCAGTGGCCGCAGCTTCCGCTCAGTGCGTGAAAGGTGGTGGTATATTGCGCTCAGCAAGTGTGGG GGAGATGGACTGCAGCTGGAGTATGAGATGGTCCTCACCAATGGCAAGTCGTTCTGGACACGACACTTCTCAGCTGATGAGTTTG GGATTCTGGAGACAGATGTGACCTTCCTCCtcatcttcatcctcatcttcttcctctcttgTTACTTTGGAT ATTTGCTGAAAGGTCGTCAGTTGCTCCACACAACTTATAAAATGTTCATGGCTGCAGCAGGAGTAGAGG TCCTGAGCCTcctgtttttctgcatctactgggGTCAGTATGCCACCGATGGCATTGGCAACGAGAGTGTGAAGATCTTGG ccAAGCTGCTCTTCTCCTCCAGCTTCCTCATCTTCCTGCTGATGCTCATCCTCCTGGGGAAGGGATTCACGGTGACACG GGGCCGCATCAGCCACGCGGGTTCCGTGAAGTTGTCTGTCTACATGACCCTGTACACACTCACTCATGTGGTGCTGCTCATCTACGAGGCGGAA TTCTTTGACCCGGGTCAGGTACTGTACACGTATGAGTCGCCGGCCGGCTACGGGCTCATCGGACTGCAGGTGGCGGCCTACGTTTGGTTCTGCTATGCTGTGCTCATCTCGCTGCGTCACTTTCCCGAGAAGCAGCCTTTTTATGTGCCCTTCTTTGCTGCCTATACACTCTG GTTCTTTGCAGTTCCTGTCATGGCCCTGATTGCCAATTTCGGCATCCCCAAGTGGGCCCGGGAGAAGATTGTCAATGGCATCCAGCTGGGGATCCACTTGTACGCCCATGGCGTGTTCCTG ATCATGACCCGCCCATCAGCGGCCAACAAGAACTTCCCGTACCACGTGCGCACGTCGCAGATCGCATCAGCCGGAGTCCCTGGACCCGGAGGGAGCCAGTCGGCGGACAAGGCCTTCCCGCAGCACGTCTATGGGAATGTGACGTTCATCAGCGACTCGGTGCCCAACTTCACGGAGCTCTTCTCCATTCCCCCGCCCGCCTCCTCCGTAAGCCCCGCGGCCCCAGCGCCCGAGGAGCTGCTGGCGCCGCCCCTGGAGTACCTGACCCCGCTCCCGGCCCCGCCGCCGCTCCCAGCGCCCCGGCGCCTGAGCCCGCCCCCTGCCTTTCGCACGCCCCGCGCCCCAACACCGCGTCGCGACCGTCCCCTGGCGCCTGCGCCCACCCTGCCCGATTGGGTCCTGGCGCTATTGCGCACGCCCCCGCAGACGCCCTGTGTCGTGCCCCCACCGCCCGCCTTCCGCGGCTCTTCCCCAGCTCCCCGGCCGCCGCCGGAGTTCGCCCCGCGCGCCTCGACGCCGCCCTTTGAGTACCTGGCCCCGTTGCCCAGGCGCCCCGCCACCCAGTCATTCCCTGACTGA